A stretch of the Marasmius oreades isolate 03SP1 chromosome 8, whole genome shotgun sequence genome encodes the following:
- a CDS encoding uncharacterized protein (BUSCO:EOG09263DFA): MAAEATVPRRRRHSTATRDSEATAILLKHTRAHLVDPLPRPKSTPGERPAQRRRQRSPSVNDEPIDNVEGMEIDEDSKSRYLVTGDGSSHESSDGEDSVIFLDRIPGDTTDRPTRPLPYSKTRKMTSVSTVPNQPKISSSLNPNAQPFPTPSISPLKSRSLPEVPANPHMLPVQAHVPRGGIASNNSRRLFVVLEQACLEAYRVSAGSKSGRNGKGKEGEVKYTLLNCDDHQGILAKTGRDIADARPDITHQCLLTLLDSPLNKAGLLQVYIHTTKGVLIEVNPHVRIPRTFKRFSGLMVQLLHKLSIRGVNGSEKLLKVVKNPVVDHFPPNTHKITLSGDAPIRRLSTYLPTIPETHNIAVFVGAMARGKDDFADAYVDEKIGLSGYALSASVACGKFCCALEDLWDVA; this comes from the exons ATGGCCGCTGAAGCTACTGTTCCCCGTCGCCGCCGACACTCGACTGCTACCCGAGACTCTGAAGCTACCGCTATTTTACTGAAACACACTCGGGCTCACCTCGTCGATCCTCTTCCTAGGCCGAAGTCAACCCCAGGAGAACGTCCTGCACAACGGCGCAGGCAAAGGAGTCCGAGCGTTAATGACGAGCCTATCGATAATGTGGAGGGCATGGAAATTGACGAGGACAGCAAGAGTCGTTACTTGGTCACGGGAGATGGGTCTAGTCACGAATCATCAGATGGCGAAGACTCTGTTATCTTTTTAGACCGTATTCCAGGCGATACGACAGACCGTCCAACTAGACCACTGCCATATTCCAAAACGCGAAAAATGACCTCAGTGTCAACCGTCCCCAACCAGCCAAAAATTTCATCCAGCTTGAATCCGAATGCGCAACCCTTCCCTACACCTTCTATTTCACCCCTCAAGTCGAGATCGTTACCTGAAGTTCCTGCAAACCCTCATATGTTACCCGTACAGGCCCATGTACCTCGTGGTGGAATTGCTTCCAATAATAGTCGGCGATTATTTGTCGTCCTGGAGCAGGCATGCTTAGAAGCTTATCGAGTTTCAGCAGGTTCCAAATCTGGGAGGAACGGAAAGGGAAAAGAGGGAGAAGTCAAGTATACATTATTGAATTGTGACGATCACCAAGGGATACTTGCAAAAACCGGCCGCGATATAGCAGATGCCAGACCAGACATCACTCATCAG TGCCTTCTTACCTTGCTTGATTCCCCGTTGAACAAGGCTGGTCTTCTTCAAGTTTACATACACACTACCAAAGGGGTTCTCATAGAAGTGAACCCACACGTTCGTATTCCCCGTACGTTTAAGCGGTTCAGTGGTCTGATGG ttcaacttcttcacaaATTATCCATAAGAGGTGTCAATGGCTCAGAAAAATTGTTGAAAGTGGTCAAGAACCCAGTTGTCGACCATTTCCCTCCCAATACCCACAAAATAA CACTATCTGGTGATGCTCCCATTCGGCGTCTTTCGACATATCTTCCTACGATCCCGGAGACTCATAACATTGCTGTTTTCGTCGGTGCAATGGCGCGCGGTAAAGACGACTTCGCAGACGCCTATGTGGACGAGAAGATTGGTTTAAGTGGCTATGCACTCAGCGCTAGCGTCGCTTGCGGAAAA TTCTGTTGTGCCCTCGAGGACTTATGGGATGTAGCTTAA
- a CDS encoding uncharacterized protein (BUSCO:EOG09260S5R), translating to MTSTPPPSSHFVIPVIPHIPTSSGSRHRGSIGSSFSFGPQNLIDSYNDANSSYSRNQSLALDPNRSILQVSPLKSSPQHHRKPKDSASRHPHPLANDTTGIFQDSEDDADDEDEYEWGMVDRMRLWRHDALMQHLYETAAFWGDKILSWTNDPNDAFWLAQTYFMQHQYSRAERLLTRPFSTSPPRQPSTPPLNLTNGNISHLHSHKGKGREQDLLSSTVSISRLPMGPTGPLDIPDDGTISRLVDMSVACRYLAAQCQVRQGSWAAATEMLGEANPFRDSGRSGPTVPNIDGGIKIEASMCHLRGLLMIKMNKADQAKNCFMEALALDVKCYDAFEQLVSGEMLSPEEEWEFVQGLSYSSQTPQDASFIQLIYTTRLRKYKHAEEQALTRKRLVDEYGLGDNPDLLYSFADALYTNFRWSDCFIITTRILSLVTIHNPTMPLHLACMYHLKHLHSKLFLLAHEMVDREPENPISWYGVGIWYLSHKNWVSARQYFSKTSLMDPRFGPAWIAFGHTFSNEGEHDHAVTAYSTAARMFPGSHIPLTFVGMEQIVLSNYKLADEALTAAHSMCDGDSLLYNERGVMAYNHGEYKAAAALFEKALSLAEVTQSSQQSWTTTYINLGTCYRRLKRYAEARDTYRKVLALDPRQSLALGFLGLVHHLTGDLENAIVKYHEALSVDPINAYIMELLDIALDSASTLPLQEAGTAKTKEQIKVQAGRLEDKYARAMPEAKEILKKVVYG from the exons ATGACCTCGACACCCCCTCCTTCATCTCATTTCGTCATTCCAGTAATTCCACATATTCCAACATCTTCAGGGTCGCGTCATCGAGGCTCCATTGGCTCTTCATTCTCTTTCGGTCCCCAGAATCTCATCGACTCATACAACGACGCGAACTCGAGCTATTCTCGTAATCAATCTCTTGCCCTCGACCCAAATCGCTCTATACTCCAAGTCTCTCCGTTGAAATCCTCTCCACAACATCATCGGAAGCCGAAAGATAGTGCAAGTCGCCACCCACACCCGCTCGCAAACGACACTACTGGTATATTTCAAGACTCAGAGGATGATGCTGACGACGAAGATGAGTACGAGTGGGGAATGGTCGATAGGATGAGGCTATGGAGACACGATGCTCTGATGCAACATCTTTACGAAACAGCGGCGTTCTGGGGGGATAAGATCCTGAGCTGGACCA ACGATCCGAACGACGCGTTCTGGCTCGCACAGACTTATTTTATGCAACACCAATACTCGCGGGCTGAACGATTACTTACTCGTCCATTTTCAACTTCACCTCCTCGACAACCATCCACTCCTCCTCTCAACTTAACCAATGGCAATATATCACATCTGCACTCACATAAAGGGAAAGGGCGCGAACAAGATCTTCTCTCGTCCACTGTGTCTATCTCCCGATTACCTATGGGACCAACTGGCCCATTAGACATTCCAGATGATGGAACTATTTCGAGACTGGTGGATATGAGTGTCGCATGTCGTTACTTGGCTGCTCAGTGCCAAGTACGTCAAGGAAGCTGGGCAGCAGCTACAGAAATGTTGGGAGAGGCTAATCCATTCCGTGACTCTG GCCGCAGTGGTCCCACAGTACCGAATATTGATGGGGGCATCAAA ATAGAGGCCTCAATGTGCCACTTACGAGGGTTGTTAATGATCAAAATGAACAAAGCCGATCAGGCAAAGAATTGCTTCATGGAGGCGCTGGCGTTGGATGTCAAATGTTATGACGCGTTTGAGCAATTAGTGAGCGGAGAGATGCTGTCACCGGAGGAAG AGTGGGAATTCGTGCAGGGCCTCTCTTACTCGTCACAAACACCGCAAGATGCTTCTTTCATCCAGTTAATTTACACGACACGCTTAAGGAAATACAAGCACGCGGAGGAACAAGCTTTAACACGCAAAAGACTGGTTGATGAGTACGGACTTGGTGATAACCCGGACCTTCTCTACAGTTTCGCTGATGCATTGTATACTAACTTTCGTTGGTCGGATTGTTTTATCATTACGACTCG TATCCTGAGCCTCGTCACGATACATAACCCGACCATGCCATTACATCTCGCCTGCATGTATCACCTCAAGCATCTCCACTCAAAACTCTTCCTGCTTGCCCATGAAATGGTTGATCGCGAGCCTGAAAACCCCATTAGCTGGTATGGCGTTGGGATCTGGTACTTGAGCCATAAGAATTGGGTCAGCGCGCGACAGTACTTTAG CAAAACCTCGCTCATGGATCCGCGGTTTGGCCCCGCTTGGATAGCGTTCGGACACACTTTCTCGAATGAGGGTGAACATGACCATGCAGTCACAGCGTATTCTACGGCAGCACGGATGTTTCCAGG ATCCCACATCCCGCTGACATTTGTTGGAATGGAACAAATCGTACTTTCAAACTACAAATTAGCGGACGAGGCGCTTACTGCCGCTCACTCGATGTGTGACGGAGATTCCCTGTTGTATAATGAACGGGGCGTGATGGCATATAACCACGGAGA ATACAAAGCAGCGGCAGCACTCTTTGAAAAGGCATTGTCCTTAGCTGAAGTCACGCAGAGTTCGCAACAGTCCTGGACGACAACCTATATCAACTTGGGGACTTGTTATCGCCGACTAAA ACGTTACGCTGAGGCGCGGGACACCTACCGGAAGGTACTGGCACTCGATCCCCGGCAATCGCTCGCGCTTGGGTTTTTAGGCCTCGTTCACCATCTCACAGGTGATCTTGAAAACGCCATTGTCAAATACCATGAG GCACTTTCTGTGGACCCTATCAACGCATATATCATGGAACTGCTTGATATCGCGTTGGATTCAGCATCTACGCTCCCTTTGCAGGAGGCTGGTACGGCTAAAACAAAAGAACAAATCAAGGTTCAAGCGGGCCGCTTGGAGGACAAATATGCCCGAGCCATGCCTGAAGCGAAAGAAATTCTGAAAAAAGTAGTATATGGTTGA